In Methylomonas sp. ZR1, one DNA window encodes the following:
- a CDS encoding ShlB/FhaC/HecB family hemolysin secretion/activation protein has translation MKQHLFLGSVRFGLAAVLLTASALGQAEETGNQFDLLELRMKGSTLLDRKLVERTVYRFLGPKKTIDTVEEARTALEELYRSKGYQTVSVDIPEQNVVGGVVYLQVTEGKVSRLRVTDSRYFSLGAIKAKVPELAEGNVPNLQKMQEQLTTLAGESQDRTVVPVLRAGETPGTLEVDLKVKDELPLHGKVEVNSHNTQNTSRLRTLVSLRYDNLWQKFHSASFMYQTSPENPDEVEVLVGSYVLPVIDDDKRLALYAVSSSSTSQIASAGALSVIGSGDIYGARFVSPLKTLNNYTHTATLGVDYKDFKEDLNLLGSDTLKTPISYLPFMAQYSGNYRDAESLLSFNVGVNFAIRGLGSDEQQFADKRFLARSNFIYLSGGMDYRHDLPWGMEVAARMSGQITDSPLISNEQFSMGGYQTVRGYLETNALSDDGVTASLEWYSPRLVPDEWDEFDKMRALVFVDAGKGWIVDALPGNANEMALASTGVGLRFDMFKHVQGEFDFGIPLLDQGTVRRGENRVDFRIATQF, from the coding sequence ATGAAACAACATTTGTTTTTAGGCTCGGTCCGTTTCGGTCTCGCGGCTGTGTTGCTGACGGCCAGCGCGCTTGGTCAGGCGGAAGAAACCGGCAATCAATTCGATTTACTGGAGCTGCGGATGAAGGGCAGCACCTTATTGGACCGGAAACTGGTTGAACGCACGGTTTACCGGTTTTTGGGGCCGAAAAAAACCATCGATACCGTGGAGGAAGCCCGTACCGCACTGGAAGAGCTTTATCGTAGTAAAGGTTATCAAACCGTCTCCGTGGATATTCCCGAACAGAACGTGGTCGGCGGCGTCGTGTATTTACAGGTGACGGAAGGCAAGGTGTCGCGCTTGCGGGTTACCGATTCCCGTTATTTCTCGTTGGGGGCCATTAAAGCCAAAGTACCTGAGCTGGCCGAGGGTAATGTCCCCAATCTACAAAAAATGCAGGAGCAATTGACCACGTTGGCCGGCGAGAGCCAGGATAGAACCGTGGTGCCGGTGCTGCGCGCCGGTGAAACGCCGGGCACGCTGGAAGTGGATCTAAAGGTGAAAGACGAACTGCCTTTGCACGGCAAGGTGGAAGTGAATTCTCACAATACGCAAAACACCAGCCGCTTACGGACCTTGGTATCGCTGCGTTACGACAATCTCTGGCAAAAATTTCACAGTGCTTCGTTTATGTATCAAACCTCGCCGGAAAATCCGGACGAAGTGGAGGTTTTGGTGGGCAGTTATGTGCTGCCGGTCATTGATGACGATAAGCGCCTGGCCTTATACGCGGTCAGTTCATCGTCAACGTCGCAAATTGCCAGCGCCGGCGCCTTATCGGTGATTGGTAGCGGTGATATTTACGGCGCGCGTTTTGTGTCGCCGCTGAAGACCCTAAATAATTACACCCACACTGCGACGCTAGGCGTTGATTACAAAGACTTTAAGGAAGATTTGAATTTATTAGGTTCGGATACCTTAAAAACCCCTATCAGTTATCTGCCGTTCATGGCCCAGTACAGCGGCAATTACCGCGATGCCGAGTCTTTGCTGTCTTTCAATGTGGGCGTTAATTTTGCGATACGCGGCTTGGGCAGCGATGAGCAGCAGTTTGCCGACAAGCGCTTTTTAGCCCGATCCAATTTTATCTATCTGAGCGGCGGTATGGATTACCGGCATGACTTGCCATGGGGTATGGAAGTGGCGGCGCGCATGTCCGGACAGATCACCGATTCGCCGTTGATCAGTAACGAGCAGTTTTCAATGGGTGGCTATCAAACCGTGCGCGGTTATTTGGAAACTAATGCGCTGTCGGATGACGGGGTGACCGCCTCGCTGGAATGGTATAGCCCCCGGCTGGTGCCGGACGAATGGGACGAGTTCGACAAAATGCGGGCGCTGGTGTTTGTCGATGCCGGGAAAGGCTGGATTGTCGATGCCTTGCCCGGTAATGCTAATGAAATGGCGCTGGCCAGCACCGGCGTGGGTTTACGTTTCGATATGTTTAAACATGTGCAAGGCGAGTTTGATTTTGGTATCCCGCTGCTGGACCAAGGCACTGTCCGGCGCGGCGAGAATAGGGTGGACTTTAGGATTGCTACCCAATTTTAG